The sequence GTTAACAATGCACCGTTACGACCGGCCATCATGCTTCTTCCTGCCTTGGCTAGAGCGGTAAAGCTGTAGGAACTGATGTCGTGTGCAATTTGGAAGTTTCCCCGGGTTGTCGCATTGACATAATCCCCATCCAGCGCGTCACGAGGCGCATAAGCCACTGAATGAACGATGCCGTCCAAGCCATCCCAGTGTTTTGCCAGTTCTGTAAAAACGCCAGTGATGTGATCGTCATTGCTGACATCGCATTCTATCGTGATCTTTGAGCCGCATTCCTCTGCCATCTTGACAACTCTTTCCTGGAGCTTGTCGTTTTGGAAGGTGAATGCGAGTTCTGCACCTTGTCTATGCATCGCTTGTGCGATGCCCCATGCGATTGATCGATTACTGGCTAATCCGACGATCAAAACGCGTTTGCCCTGCATAAAACCCATGTTATCTCCTGTTGGTTTGTTGTTACAATAACGAAAGTATCTATGAGCCTCAATTTGATGTCCAGTAATTTGTCAATGAAACTAGCTGAGCAGCGTGTTCTTTTTTTAGTGTTATTGACACTCTTTTTAAATTTGGCGGGATGCGATTTATCCCAGCTGAACAATCCCTACAGCAAAGCTGAAGACAATCAGGCGGTCTTGTATTCGTCTTTTACTGAACGG comes from Methylicorpusculum oleiharenae and encodes:
- a CDS encoding enoyl-ACP reductase FabI — encoded protein: MGFMQGKRVLIVGLASNRSIAWGIAQAMHRQGAELAFTFQNDKLQERVVKMAEECGSKITIECDVSNDDHITGVFTELAKHWDGLDGIVHSVAYAPRDALDGDYVNATTRGNFQIAHDISSYSFTALAKAGRSMMAGRNGALLTLTYLGAERAIPNYNVMGVAKASLEANVRYMAVALGAEGIRVNAISAGPIRTLAASGINNFKAMLSKAADTSPLKKNVTIEEVGNAAAFLCSDLASGITGEITYVDAGYNIAGLAAS